The stretch of DNA TCCTCTGGAACAATGGCCGGAAGATCATTTATTACAGAAAATAGCCATGGAAAATAATCTTGCCGAAACAGCATTTTATGTCCCATGCAAAGATGGTTACCAGATCAGGTGGTTTACACCCACTGTTGAAGTGGATCTTTGTGGACATGCTACACTGGCAGCTGCTTTTGTCCTGTTTCATTTTGAAGGGTATGCAGAAAGAACGGTTCATTTTTTCTCGTC from Bacteroidales bacterium encodes:
- a CDS encoding PhzF family phenazine biosynthesis isomerase; this encodes MEQKIYYIDAFADQLFSGNPAAVCPLEQWPEDHLLQKIAMENNLAETAFYVPCKDGYQIRWFTPTVEVDLCGHATLAAAFVLFHFEGYAERTVHFFSS